TATTCGGATGAAATATGATGAACAGGTGGTTAGGTAATTAGCTTCTATCAGTCCCCATTAAACAAACATTAGCAAGGGTCAAggataatttattaaattaacaCAGAGGGATTAatgcaaataataataattcaaccAGTTTTGGAGTTATCTAGCAACCAATCCACTGGGATGAATATacaaagacaaaagaagaaataacTCTTCAATATAATGATGATTGTGAACATAAACTTTGGCTGCAAGCAAACAGATTAAATGACTCCCGTTGTGGCAGACATTATAATCAAAGCATGCTCTTTAAATCTGAACCCAGGTAATATCACCGAGATAAAATTGCTTTTGCTCATACTTGatctcatttatttttttaattttaaaaaaaaaacatatccTAGTTGTTCTTAgcaaatgaagaaaagaaacttgcagataattatttgttttccCTTAGAAATAAACTTTGGCCTCCCCTCCCTCCTAcaataactattttttatattttttttatatctatGCTAACATGGATAAAACGCATGCATTAAGCATGCATGAACCAACTCCACATTAAAATCAAGAGCATCTCCATTGCAAGGGTAAGGGGAGATGTAAAGGGCATTTACACTTATAGTTGCTGGAAGTTGCTCAAGTGGTGGAGTGTAAATTAATGCAAATATAGCATTTGGGcgaaaatgttaaaaaaaggGACATTTACATCTGATTTTACATCCTCATTTGTTGAGTCGCACATGCTAAAAAGGATGATAGATAATGCAAAAGTGGTGGGCTCCAAACACATAAAAGGTGAGATAGTTACCAAAATACATGAAATATCCGTTTGGTTCAACTtgatataaaatcatttactTCCATGTCTTTTTATATCTCTAATTTACATCTATCCCATTGGAGGAAAAATGACATTTACATCTCGTGAAGGTGTAAAGGAGATGTAAATATTTGATAACCAAATGAATAATATATTCATTTATCAAAAGAAGACCATTGAAATTTCACATCCAACCCTAGAATTGTAAAGgtctaattttttaatataagtgaCATTACGAGAATGCATAGGTAACTTGAATGCTACTTCGGCATTTTCGCTAACCTAATGTAgatatttaatttgattattaATTGGCACATTGCCCACAATCTATCGTTGGGAGTGGCAGGAGAATGTATTAGGTGcgcttttttttcattatgtaCTTTGGTTCTTTGTACTTTGTGATGTCTAGTCTATATCAATGGGGCTTGGTGTGTCTTTTTATTTCCcatgatgaatttaatttaccgactcagaagaagaagaaaaagaaaatcccaGGAGCAATAATGCAACTAAAGACAACCGACCTTCACCGCCCAGTTTCATAATTTCTTCGTGTGATGCGCATTGTTCATGTTTTTAAAATGCATTGTTGAGTGCTCCTACTGTATAGCACTGACAAAAGGTCACGACAAATTTGACCAAATCTTCTTTGGCTTCTTCATGAGTTTGTTGCCTTCAGCGTAAGAAAATTAGATTTTCTGCCATACGACGACGACGTATGACATTAACAGCACAAATCTTATAGCCGACAAATCCtagaaaataagaaacaaataCACAAGTACTTCCAATTTTTATCCCATGTCACGAATGCGATATTAATTTGTTGTGCCTCTGGGGACGTGTGATTAGTACACTTTGTAAACAAGGAAGTTAATTTGTGTTAAATTCAACTGGAGCGAGTTGTTATATTGCATAGTTAATGAGATTTAGTGTAAAAAATGACATTGATTTACAAATTAGTAGTCTTAAGTTTAAACCTTCATTTCTGTAACACCGTCGTAGTAGCATGTGCGAGTTTAGAGATTATCGCTTAGCTTGTACTCCCAAAAAAACATAagagtaatttttttttttttgggctaaaTAATGAAGGTCTTTAATCCGAAGCTGTTTAAGTTGCTACAAGGCCCAAGTAGTTGATTGGACTTTGGACCATAATTTAATAAGTCCTTTTCATGGGGCCTTCAGATCAGGAATTGGGAATTGGGTCAACGTGAAGTTTGAACGTGAGGTGTCCAATAGTGTTGCGCTATGTGTCCCTATATATTCACAAATCAATTGAGATGTACCCAATGCAAATAGTGACACTACATCGGAATTTGACATATAGATCGATTATTGTCATGTTACAGCATATCCAATTGATAGTCAAAAATGCCATATAGATATTTAATGGTTATAAATAACATCTTCCATCACTCCAATCGATGTGTCAAAGATGATGTGGAAaggttgagatgttatttttgacatcccaaaagcaagatgtcaaatgaatattttattattttttattttattttatttttaattaaaaataaatcaacactaaaatgtaataaaataataatttaatttgacatatcaaGTGAAGTGTAAAGCTgtgtaaaatattaaattgccacatcagccatcaaatttaaatttgatgtttggtatttgacatctcccttggagatgctcttagaaTTAGTGACACTCGTGTGTGAGTTTGATTCGACCAATATTGTAGGTGGGTTTTACAGCATCAACGATCATCATCAATCTCCTGTTGTTCAAACTTAGTAGTTGAATATCGGATTTGTTGTGGTTCCAAATGAACAATGTTTTTGACATTAGGCTAATTCCCTATACGAACATTGACTCTTACAAACGGaaaagttaaaagaaaaagaaaagacccaAACCTAACTCGTGGCACAATGATAGTAACATCATATAgctaccttcttttttttatttcttttgcctAAAAACATCATACATTTACCTcatttaccccaaaaaaaaataaaaaaaaatcctcatACAGGTAGATCCACTCCCAAAGAGTCGGCATAGACGCATGGAAAGGAGAGACGAGAAACGACGTCGTCAAGCCCattgaaaattgacaaagagGTTCGTTCTCCTAGTCCACTTTAACGGCCGGaaagaataaatatttttcccTTCAAAGATGGTGCTCTTTTTTCATCGATCATCATCAACAACCACCTGAAGACAATCCGTTACGCCAACCTATTTGATGTCGTACACGTTCATTTGCACCAAACTTTCCGTCTACTACCTCACACCCTAACTGACCTCCGGCCACCTCACAGGAGCCTAAACAAGAAGTTATCTCCCATCTGCCCCTCCGATCTGAGACCAAAATGTGAGCGCGGACGTTGCTTCGACGTCAATTAGAGCGCGGACGATAGGATCAACGGCACCAGCTACTCGTCTCCAACTTTAATCTCATCACAGCCGTCCATCTCTCGTCGTTGCACGGGCTTTGCCCCATAGTACTTACACCCGCGTCGCACCATAACGATCTCTCTATCTCTGCCGGCGAGTCACAAAAACGGAGAGATTTTAATTAATGGGAAGTTGCAGAAGGGCGGAGACTGAGTTCGAAACTTGTGCTTGAAACACTCGTTCTGACTCGGGCAAGCAAATCGGGTTGGGCTTGGCGCGCGAGCTCGCGACAGCCGAGTTCGCCAAGCCACGCGGTGATGAGAGGGAGCTCGTGGAACCGTCGAACGGTACAGAGGCTGCGGCAGGCGTTGATCTCGACCGTTGGATCCATGAAGATCAAGCTTCTGCTCTGCTGTTGTATCGGCTTCACGCTCATCGCGCTCGCCAGCCGAGCTTCGGACTTTATGGGATGGACCAATCAAACTGCTGCTCTGGAGCGGTTCTCTGATTCACGGTTCGTACTGTTGTTTAGATATTTCCACAGCTGCACATATCCTTCCCGCATTAGTCGCTAATTATAGGTTTAAGTATCGGATTAGTCAGCTATCCACTTGCACAtcaattattctttttttggaaaataattAAGCTCGGGGTTTATATTTGATGTTTGGTGaataaacttatttttcttttcgacTTTTTTTAGGAGAGATTCAATAAAATCCCAAACTTCTCTAGAACTTGTTGGATTTTGAGTATATAGAGATGAAATTGAGTTGTTATATGATCAAATGGAGAtaaatgaattgatgaatCTAATTTTCAATTGTTGAGAATATTTCCATATTAGATCATTCTTAGGAGCAGGTATGACTCCGATGGAAACTGAACATTAGCTATGGAAAGATTGGGAAGATTGTGTTGGCTCTATATTGCCCTCATATGCGTCTCTAAATTTTACACTCCTAGACTGTTTTTAATGTATTAACAGAGATTATCATTTGCTGGATGCTATTGATTGGCGTATTGTTGCTTACATCGAGATACCAGTTGTTGTGTATTCATGCTGAAATGAAATGTGCAACCTCTATGCAGGAAAGGATACTCTATTGTAATGAACACTTGGAAGAGATATGATCTTTTGAAGCAGTCAATTTCTCACTATTCTAGATGCCCTCGGCTTGATTCGATACATATTGTGTGGAGTGAGCCAAGTCCTCCTTCAGATTCTCTGAGAAAATTTCTATACCACATTGTACAATTGAATACTAGAGATGGGCGACAAGTTGAACTGAAATTTGATATCAATACCGAAGACAGCTTGAACAACAGatttaaagaaattaaggATCTGAGAACAGATGCCATTTTCTCAATTGACGATGATGTTATATTCCCTTGCCCTTCAGTAGAATTTGCTTTCGATGTTTGGCAAAGTGCATCAGATACAATGGTTGGATTCGTGCCTCGCATGCACTGGGTTGATCCGACCGTATGTCTCATTTTCTCCTCTTGCTGCAATAGTTATTCTAAAGTTTTGTCCACATGTAGAGATAGTATTACCAAAGTTCTTGCCGTCTTCCCTCTACTTCAAGcttcttggttggaatatTGTTCTTAATTTCTGTTTGATGTTTCAAGTTCTTATTGATCCATTTAAGCTCGAAATTATACTTTTTAGGCTAGACAACCTTTACAACAAGACCATTACCATTTACTGAAGAAAACTCATTTCTTGTTCATAATATTGAGAACTCATTATGGGTCAGCTGTCTTATAAAAATATGCTCTCTGTGCAGAAAGGTGATAAGAATCACTACATTTATGGCGGATGGTGGTCAGTTTGGTGGACAGGTACATACAGTATGGTACTGTCTAAGGCAGCCTTCTTCCACAAAAAGTACCTAAGTCTGTACACAAATGAAATGCCAGGATCAATCAGAGAATTTATAACCAAGAACAggttttcactttttctttgttcatttgTCGCTTACCTTTGTTTTTGTGCACTCATCTATTGAGCTGTGTTTGTGTGCAtatgtttgttttattaataTGCAAAAGAACTTAATATTGGGTTGGATTTCACCAGGAACTGTGAAGACATTGCGATGTCTTTTCTCGTAGCAAATGCAACTGGTGCTCCTCCAATATGGGTGAAAGGTAATCACATATCCTATGCTAATTTACATACTTGGTTTTAACTTTGTTTCCTTGCATTTTCGTGTTCGGCATTGTAGTTTTATTATATGCCATGCAATGAATGGGTATTTTGCATATTTATGGGTCCTTATAATCTGAATAGGGTTGAaatgagattaaaaaaaataactttttgtTTCTACAGAAAGATGTTACAAGAGTTGCAGACAAGCCATAATGAGTTCTGGATCATAAATAAAGTTTTAATCGAATAATGCAGCAGGCATGATGAAACTTAGAATGACGGTTCAGAGCGTTTAAATGTTGAGATGATACCTGTTCTAACTTCTAAGTGCCTTGGTCAAGGACACCCCTGCTAAATTGAGTCCAATATAAACATTTATATGTGAACTAAAGCTTTCACCAATAGTAATATAACAATGATGGAAATGCCATAAATTTCTCTTGTGATTTTGGGGAGGAAGGCTAACTCCTGCTCCCATAGCCTTTTACTTTTGTAAACATTGTAACCAAAGCAAATTGTCACCTTGCTTGATGTATATCAGGAAGTGCTTTGCAATACACTACCGCATTATTCTCTCtcagttattttcttttctggtaCTTATGTATTGCCGTGCTTTTCTTCAGGTAAGATATTTGAGATTGGTTCAACTGGAATCAGTAGCTTAGGAGGTCACAGTGAAAAAAGAACCCACTGCATCGACAGATTTGTTGCCGAGTTTGGACGAATGCCATTGGTACCGACAGCTGTGAAGGCTGTTGACAGTCGCAACATCTGGTTTTGGTGATTCCAGAGCTTACATTTCCATCAATCAAATTGCTTCAGTCCTGTTAGAGTTATTCTGGTACTTCTTTGTTCCTGAGTTGTATAATATTGGATTCTAGGAAATGTGTGCCATTTTATGACAGCAGCTAATTTAGCAGGCCCATATATAGATTGATTTTCTTGTATTCTTACCTTGTAACACGAGGCAGGCAGTTGCTATATGAGTAATGAGATAGGTCTTTTCTAGTATCAGGTTGTTGTAGAAACATACggtgtttttgtgtttttggcaTCTTGGTTAAATGACACTCAAGGAATTTACCACATCCCAGAAATTATACCTCCAGTCCGGATGATTCTATTTTGAATCTCCTTATATGATTTAGCcttgtaactttttttttttttccatatggAGATGATCGTGTATGTTGGGAGGGAGGTAACAGATAATTAATGGtaatatttttgaatttcaattcggACTAGACACTATAAAGTAAATCAATCTTTTGGAATTGGATTGATTTCcttgaaaaaaaagacaagAGAAACTTGGTCAAAACTGAATGTCAAACTCATTTATTATTGCGATCAAACTGGAGTACAAAACTAGGTATATGCTAACTCTGCAGTCAATCTGGTCTAGAATGAGAATGACAGGTTTTTATTTACATTCTTGGTTAAATTGTTTCCTATAGATACTTAATTTAATTGGAGCAGTAACACGTCCCTGGCACTGCCGGATGGTAATGGTAGCCCATACTTATTTATCAAATTACAAAACTTGGTTGTAGTTATCATAGGATGTATCGAGGGGGAAGCAGGTGTCTTCGCCGCCAGTGCTCCAGAGGAAGTTGGCGTACTTGGAGGCATAGTAGGGGTTGCAGGGTTCAGTTGCCATTGCTTGCTGGTATCTCTCTTCTGCACCCCAGAGGTCTTTCCTTACTATCCACAAGAAGTCTGCATATCGACTCACAGCCTCGGCATCTGGTTTCTCCCCTTGCACGGCGCGCCTGAAGCACTGCTCAGCCCtgcaaacccaaaaaacacaGATCACACACTCGACCACATAATTGAGTCCTCTCATCAGGCCCTTGCCATAGCCTTCATATCGAAAAACAGAACCAAATTCCTCCATGGTCCAACCTTACAAAACAAGGACAAGTATTATTCCTAAACATATATGGCCGGCTACTCTTACTCATCTTCACCAAAATGATGGGCTAGGTTTATTTCCTTGGTAAAAGTTAGATTCAGACAAGCAAACAAGGCAACaaacaaatatgaattaaTGTAAACAGTAAGCACATTGGAGAAGATAATATGATACTCACCTATCATGATCACGCATCACGACATAGAGGAACTGTGCATAGTTGGAGAGTAGGAGTGCATTATCGGGCTCCTTAGCTAAACCTATCTGGTACAAAACATCAGTTCTAAAGTATTCGTCATAATAATCTGGTTCGACATTCACCGTCACCGGCGACACAAACTGTTGCAGGGTTTCATGATCAAGGGCCTCATCCCTCAATTCTGCTTGCATCCTTGAAGCTTCCTCTACCACAGAGTTCCACAATTTCACCTCCTCCTCGGTTGTGAACTCCTCATGATTGAACAACGAAATACCATACATCTTTTCAGGATCAACAATGGCATTCTTGATTGAACTTGTTGGGCTCACTTTgtcaccaccatcaccattcACGCCTTCATTCGAGGTCCTTTTCACAACCCCATTAGAATCAGTCACAGAAAATATGTCAGCTTCGGAAGCATCATCAGATTTTGAATTGGGCTGTTCTTTTTTCTCAGTCACAGTAAAAATCTCGGTGATAACAGGCAAAGGTATAGCTGCAACAGCAGCATTATTATTCATCGAGTACACTGTGAAATTTGCTAGCAAGACCATCACATAGACCATGAGAGTCGGCGATTTCGAGAAAACCTGCTGAAACAACCACACAAATGACATGttcatttctctcttctgCACCTTAGCTACGATCTCTTGCAAGTCTTCAGAGTAAAGACTTTCCCTTATACTTAAAGCGCTGCTATGAAGCTCGCGTACAATGAACACCATGGAAGAGAATGCCTTGTTCAAAGAGCAAGAAGTAAACTCCCCTGCTTCTCCTCTGGGGCTCTCTTCCCATTGGCGATGCTTCTTCTTTATTAACCTAAGGGACATAGGAAACTCAAGGCTGTTGGCCTTTCTTTCAATGGTGGCTCTAacaatttcatttctttctggCCAGTCTGGTGGCTCTGGATGAATACCGAGAAGAGAAGGTTCTAAAGCATTGAGCTTCAAGCTCGAAGATTGCAATGAAAAGCCATTAGATTTGCTGTTTTCACCTTCTGGGAACATGGAAACCGGAGACGTTTTCGAGATTTTCGATACAACCAAAGGTGGTTCCTCTTCACTttcctcatcatcttcttcagaaaagttgaaattttgtgCCAAATCTTCAATCTGCTTCGATAATTCTTCGTAGGAgaaatcatcaaaattggcTCTACAAAGTTGCTTCGAGTTACGACCTTTCAAACTACTCGACCCAGAAGAGACCAAACGATGAACGAACCCATCAGCCAAAGCTCCACTGCTTCCACTGGGTTTTGTCAgcgaaggaaaagaaattgaatGCGATGAtttcgaagaagaagaagaagaaagtggaTGCGGTACTGAAACCTGAAGTATGCTTTCCAAACTCTTAGAACAATGAACGACCCCGGATCCCATATCTAATAATCAACCCTAAAAAAGCTACACGATGAGAAAcagagaaaacccaaaaacagaGGCACAGATGCAGCAACTGacaattgaagaaaagaaagagtagaatggaggaaaaaaaaaaaagaaaaaaaagcagtCACACACTAGTCCCACGAATCCCGTGCATCAAAAAAGTCTAAAAAGGTGTCATATCATATTCATACAAGGACTGcaaatttttatgattttggaTGCAGCAAAAGTCTAACCGGGTTCTAGAAGTCCCTTTTAATCCAACCTGAAATGGGTGAAAGGGCAAACACGTTTAATCagtaaaaaattcataatctCCAAtccatacatataaatatatatacatgacaATATCTCACCCAACCCACCGCATCAAATCattgcaaaacaaaaccctttttttctaaaaagatAGGAGAGTgattagagaaaaaaacaagtgtGAAATCATGAAATGATCTGCATTGATGATGACCATGGCTTGAATGGGTTCCCACCCTCACCGTTTTACGTGACAAAGTCCTTTACCATGGAGGAGAGAATATTCAGCGGAAATTTGGAGTTATTCTCTTTCTCCggaaattgagagagagaccCGAATTTGAAAACTGTAATGAGACACAGCAAAAACATACAACACAAGTTAAGAATAAGAACCTTTCAGGGTCTTTGCTTGTTTGTTGGCCGTAGAAAGGTAGAAATTTTCGGTTTGGTATTTTCAGGTGAGAGACTTGCACCCACACGTGGAGAAATGCTACTGGTACACTGCGACGATTGGCATTTCTTCCGCTAATTATAGTTCTTTCCGTGTATGAATTCGCCTTCCTACTTGACCCCATTGGACCGTCTGTCCATGACATTGTTTCTGATTTGTATTAATCAGCCAGAAAATCAATTTCTCTTTCGCTTGGTAAATAAAATCAGATTTTGTTCGCAACGAATAAGGT
The Prunus dulcis chromosome 2, ALMONDv2, whole genome shotgun sequence DNA segment above includes these coding regions:
- the LOC117619072 gene encoding glycosyltransferase family 64 protein C4; this translates as MRGSSWNRRTVQRLRQALISTVGSMKIKLLLCCCIGFTLIALASRASDFMGWTNQTAALERFSDSRKGYSIVMNTWKRYDLLKQSISHYSRCPRLDSIHIVWSEPSPPSDSLRKFLYHIVQLNTRDGRQVELKFDINTEDSLNNRFKEIKDLRTDAIFSIDDDVIFPCPSVEFAFDVWQSASDTMVGFVPRMHWVDPTKGDKNHYIYGGWWSVWWTGTYSMVLSKAAFFHKKYLSLYTNEMPGSIREFITKNRNCEDIAMSFLVANATGAPPIWVKGKIFEIGSTGISSLGGHSEKRTHCIDRFVAEFGRMPLVPTAVKAVDSRNIWFW
- the LOC117620251 gene encoding uncharacterized protein LOC117620251, whose protein sequence is MGSGVVHCSKSLESILQVSVPHPLSSSSSSKSSHSISFPSLTKPSGSSGALADGFVHRLVSSGSSSLKGRNSKQLCRANFDDFSYEELSKQIEDLAQNFNFSEEDDEESEEEPPLVVSKISKTSPVSMFPEGENSKSNGFSLQSSSLKLNALEPSLLGIHPEPPDWPERNEIVRATIERKANSLEFPMSLRLIKKKHRQWEESPRGEAGEFTSCSLNKAFSSMVFIVRELHSSALSIRESLYSEDLQEIVAKVQKREMNMSFVWLFQQVFSKSPTLMVYVMVLLANFTVYSMNNNAAVAAIPLPVITEIFTVTEKKEQPNSKSDDASEADIFSVTDSNGVVKRTSNEGVNGDGGDKVSPTSSIKNAIVDPEKMYGISLFNHEEFTTEEEVKLWNSVVEEASRMQAELRDEALDHETLQQFVSPVTVNVEPDYYDEYFRTDVLYQIGLAKEPDNALLLSNYAQFLYVVMRDHDRAEQCFRRAVQGEKPDAEAVSRYADFLWIVRKDLWGAEERYQQAMATEPCNPYYASKYANFLWSTGGEDTCFPLDTSYDNYNQVL